One Thermoanaerobacter pseudethanolicus ATCC 33223 DNA window includes the following coding sequences:
- the pepF gene encoding oligoendopeptidase F, translated as MEVLKDRSEIEDKYKWRLEDIYENENLWEEDYNKTKELLKEIVKFKGKINTSRNLLEVLKLNDQIGMTASKIFAYARMRRDEDNTNPKYQALTDKAMRLNIEVMSATSFIAPEILSIDTQKLMEMIEGLEELKIYKQYLEDLIRFKPHVLSSEEEKILAEAETLAESVSNVYTMLNNADMRFSTIKDEEGKEVELTHGNFVRFMQSKDRNVRKAAFNAMYDTYKKFINTFASTMAGNVKKDIFYAKTRKYNSSLEASLFEDNVSVEVYNNLIETVHSRLDVLHRYVRLKKKLLGLDELHMYDLYVPLIQEYDKKFTYEEAINLVLEGLQPLGDEYINLLRKGFNSRWVDVYENRGKTSGAYSWGTYGTHPYVLLNYQGKLNDVFTIAHEMGHSLHTYYSNATQPYVYAGYKIFVAEVASTCNEALLMDYLLKNSKDEKERLYLLNHFFEEFRGTVYRQVMFAEFEKLIHEMAERGEPLTAEVLNKKYYELNKLYYGDDIVVDEGISYEWARIPHFYRNFYVYKYATGFSAAIAISQMILNEGEKAVERYKEFLKSGSSDYPLNLLKKAGVDLTTPKPVNDALDVFEKLLDEFEKML; from the coding sequence GTGGAGGTTTTAAAAGATAGAAGCGAAATTGAAGATAAGTATAAATGGCGACTTGAGGATATATATGAAAATGAGAATTTGTGGGAAGAAGACTATAACAAGACAAAAGAGCTTTTAAAAGAAATTGTAAAGTTTAAAGGCAAAATTAACACTTCAAGAAATTTATTAGAGGTACTAAAACTTAATGACCAAATTGGGATGACAGCCAGCAAAATTTTTGCCTATGCCCGTATGAGAAGAGACGAAGATAATACTAATCCCAAATATCAAGCTTTGACTGACAAGGCCATGAGACTCAATATTGAAGTTATGAGTGCTACTTCTTTTATAGCTCCAGAGATTTTATCCATTGATACACAAAAATTAATGGAAATGATAGAAGGATTAGAAGAATTAAAGATTTATAAGCAATATCTTGAAGATTTAATCAGGTTTAAACCTCATGTACTTTCATCGGAAGAAGAAAAAATATTAGCAGAAGCAGAAACATTGGCAGAATCTGTTTCAAATGTATATACTATGTTGAATAATGCTGACATGAGATTCTCCACTATTAAAGATGAAGAAGGCAAAGAAGTAGAATTAACTCATGGCAATTTTGTACGCTTCATGCAGAGTAAAGACAGAAACGTCAGAAAAGCCGCATTTAACGCCATGTATGACACATACAAAAAATTTATAAATACTTTTGCTTCTACAATGGCAGGAAATGTAAAGAAAGATATTTTCTACGCGAAGACACGGAAATATAATTCTTCATTGGAAGCCTCACTATTTGAAGATAATGTAAGTGTAGAAGTTTACAACAATCTTATAGAGACAGTACATAGTAGACTTGATGTATTACATAGATATGTGAGGCTTAAAAAGAAACTTTTAGGTTTAGACGAACTTCACATGTATGACTTGTATGTGCCCTTGATACAGGAATATGATAAGAAATTTACATATGAAGAAGCAATTAACCTCGTGCTAGAAGGACTACAACCGTTAGGAGATGAATACATAAATTTACTAAGGAAAGGGTTTAATTCCCGTTGGGTAGATGTTTATGAAAACCGAGGTAAAACTTCTGGAGCTTATTCATGGGGAACTTATGGCACCCATCCTTATGTACTTTTAAACTATCAGGGCAAATTAAATGATGTATTTACAATTGCCCATGAAATGGGACATTCTTTGCATACGTATTATTCAAATGCGACACAACCATATGTGTATGCAGGATATAAGATTTTTGTGGCAGAAGTAGCTTCTACTTGTAATGAGGCTCTACTGATGGATTATCTTTTAAAAAATTCAAAAGACGAAAAAGAAAGACTTTATCTTTTAAATCACTTTTTTGAGGAATTCAGAGGAACAGTCTATAGGCAGGTTATGTTTGCTGAGTTTGAAAAACTCATACACGAAATGGCAGAAAGAGGAGAACCTCTTACAGCGGAAGTGTTAAACAAAAAATATTATGAATTAAATAAGCTCTACTATGGAGATGACATAGTAGTAGATGAAGGAATAAGCTATGAGTGGGCGAGAATCCCACATTTTTATAGAAATTTCTATGTCTATAAATATGCTACTGGATTTTCTGCGGCAATAGCTATTTCTCAGATGATACTAAATGAGGGGGAAAAAGCTGTAGAAAGATACAAGGAGTTTTTAAAGAGCGGGAGCTCTGATTATCCTTTAAACCTTTTAAAGAAGGCAGGAGTGGATTTAACTACTCCAAAACCAGTAAACGATGCTTTGGATGTTTTTGAAAAATTGCTTGATGAGTTTGAAAAAATGCTATAA
- a CDS encoding cell wall hydrolase translates to MFNIHIKVKPLIASVIGGLFIFQSIFAATYTVKPGDTLWGISQKYGTTYTKLMSLNGLQSTVIYPGQVLQVPGSDNTYVVQKGDSLYLIALKYGITVDMLKSVNGYKSDIIYPGQVFIIPSATSSNRTYQDVSRGSIERGVIPYTKEEFDLLARLVTAEADGEPYQAKVAVAAVVINRVKSGIFPNTIKDVIYQVDAYGNYQFTPVLNGWINRPASADAISAARDALSGVDPTNGALYYFDQSSTNAWLWSLPIAARIGNMVFCYGR, encoded by the coding sequence ATGTTTAATATTCACATCAAGGTCAAACCTCTCATCGCATCAGTTATAGGCGGATTGTTTATTTTCCAATCAATATTTGCCGCAACTTACACAGTTAAACCCGGCGATACCTTATGGGGTATAAGCCAAAAATATGGAACTACCTATACTAAGTTGATGTCTTTAAACGGCCTTCAAAGTACCGTAATATACCCAGGACAAGTTTTACAAGTGCCGGGAAGTGATAACACATATGTTGTCCAAAAAGGTGACAGCTTGTACTTAATTGCTTTAAAATACGGCATTACTGTTGATATGCTCAAATCTGTAAACGGATACAAAAGCGACATAATATATCCTGGACAAGTCTTTATTATACCCAGTGCTACTTCTTCTAATAGGACATATCAGGATGTCAGCAGAGGTTCTATTGAAAGGGGTGTAATCCCCTACACAAAAGAGGAATTTGACCTCCTTGCGCGACTTGTTACCGCGGAAGCAGATGGAGAACCATACCAGGCTAAAGTAGCAGTTGCGGCCGTAGTAATAAACAGAGTTAAAAGTGGTATTTTCCCTAATACTATAAAAGACGTGATATATCAAGTCGATGCATACGGAAATTACCAATTTACTCCTGTGTTAAATGGGTGGATAAATAGACCTGCCTCAGCTGATGCTATAAGTGCGGCAAGAGATGCGTTGAGTGGTGTTGACCCAACAAACGGAGCGTTATATTATTTTGACCAGAGTTCTACAAATGCGTGGCTGTGGTCACTTCCTATAGCGGCAAGAATAGGAAATATGGTTTTCTGTTACGGCAGGTAA
- a CDS encoding prephenate dehydrogenase has product MIKKAVIVGLGLIGGSMAKALKKYTDIDIIGVDINRDSLQKALEEGVISYGVTDIDFQVDADIVFICTPVGKVVESVKNIIHYLKRGCIVTDVGSTKKVIMEEVQKFLPDEIFFIGGHPMAGTEKAGYDNADADLFVNSNYLLTPFDTTNDEVLDLFIKEVIIKIGAKPMIMDYNKHDTIVGVISHVPHIISAILTNFAYNKCNEAFKYAAGGFKDTTRIALSQTEIWKDIICTNREIILDLLKNYKEVLTDFISYLENDDIESIQKFLEDARKYRNTIT; this is encoded by the coding sequence ATGATAAAAAAAGCGGTTATTGTAGGATTGGGTCTTATAGGGGGATCAATGGCAAAAGCATTAAAAAAATACACAGATATAGACATTATTGGTGTTGATATAAATAGAGACAGTTTACAAAAAGCATTAGAAGAAGGAGTAATTTCTTACGGCGTGACAGACATCGATTTTCAAGTAGATGCTGATATAGTTTTTATATGTACACCTGTTGGAAAAGTCGTTGAAAGCGTAAAAAATATAATTCATTATTTAAAAAGAGGCTGTATTGTAACTGACGTTGGAAGTACAAAAAAAGTCATAATGGAAGAAGTACAAAAATTTTTACCCGATGAAATTTTTTTCATCGGGGGCCATCCCATGGCTGGCACAGAAAAAGCAGGTTATGACAACGCTGATGCAGATTTATTTGTCAATTCAAATTATTTGTTGACACCTTTTGATACTACAAATGATGAGGTTTTGGATCTGTTTATAAAAGAAGTAATAATAAAAATAGGTGCAAAACCGATGATAATGGATTATAATAAACACGACACTATTGTGGGAGTTATAAGCCATGTACCTCATATCATTTCTGCTATACTGACGAATTTTGCTTATAACAAATGTAATGAAGCCTTTAAATACGCAGCTGGTGGTTTTAAAGATACTACGCGAATTGCATTATCTCAAACTGAGATATGGAAAGATATAATTTGCACAAACAGGGAAATTATTTTAGATTTATTAAAAAATTATAAAGAAGTCTTGACTGACTTTATTAGTTATTTAGAAAATGATGATATTGAGAGTATACAAAAATTTCTTGAAGATGCGAGAAAATATCGAAACACTATAACTTGA
- a CDS encoding PIG-L family deacetylase, whose protein sequence is MCKTPVKKLYPTPQIYQRVLVFAPHPDDETLASAGLIQDTMRYGGEVKVVIITNGDSFKRAVIENYDIPFPTPHDFLRLGYDRQKETLSTLKYLGVKEENIIFLGYPDKGLVYLLEIVFILILQ, encoded by the coding sequence TTGTGCAAAACTCCTGTTAAAAAACTTTATCCAACTCCTCAAATTTATCAAAGAGTATTAGTCTTTGCACCTCACCCTGATGATGAAACATTGGCTTCAGCTGGCCTTATTCAAGACACTATGAGATATGGTGGTGAAGTAAAAGTCGTAATAATAACTAATGGAGATTCCTTTAAAAGGGCAGTTATTGAAAATTATGACATTCCTTTTCCAACCCCTCATGATTTTTTGCGTCTTGGATACGATAGACAAAAAGAAACTCTCTCTACCTTAAAATACTTAGGAGTAAAAGAGGAAAACATTATTTTTTTAGGATATCCTGATAAAGGTTTAGTTTATCTTCTTGAAATAGTTTTTATATTGATATTACAATAA
- the aroA gene encoding 3-phosphoshikimate 1-carboxyvinyltransferase: MDIEVKKKRFLKGVISVPGDKSISHRAVMIGSIAEGITEIENFLLGEDCISTINCMKNLGVDIELKGTNVKVQGKGLYLNKSEKILDVGNSGTTIRLLMGILAGQKFETTLTGDDSIKRRPMGRVITPLSMMGAKIEAREGNFAPLTVFGNKLKGIYYKMPIASAQVKSSIMLASLYADDKTTIEEPYPSRNHTELMFSSFGAKVEVNGTKITCYPGYKLQGQKVIVPGDISSAAYFIVAATLVPNSEVTIKNVNVNPTRTGIIDVIKEMGGDIVLTNERTINNEKVADITVKTSRLKGIEIGGSLIPRLIDEIPVIAVAAVFAEGKTVIKDAEELKVKESNRINTITSELKKMGAKIFETEDGMIIEGTGFLKGNTVESYNDHRIAMSLWVAGLMAEGETKIKNAECVNISYPDFYKTFDML; encoded by the coding sequence ATGGATATTGAAGTAAAGAAGAAAAGATTTTTAAAAGGTGTTATCTCTGTCCCAGGAGATAAGTCAATATCTCATAGAGCTGTAATGATTGGGTCAATTGCAGAAGGAATTACAGAGATTGAAAATTTTCTTTTAGGAGAAGATTGTATATCTACTATTAACTGTATGAAAAATTTGGGTGTTGACATTGAATTAAAAGGCACAAATGTTAAAGTTCAAGGAAAAGGACTTTATCTAAATAAAAGTGAAAAAATTCTTGATGTAGGAAATTCGGGTACTACTATTCGGCTTTTGATGGGTATTCTCGCTGGTCAAAAATTTGAGACAACGCTTACAGGCGATGATTCTATAAAGAGACGCCCTATGGGAAGAGTGATAACTCCTCTTAGTATGATGGGAGCGAAAATAGAAGCAAGAGAAGGAAATTTTGCACCTCTTACGGTTTTTGGAAACAAACTTAAAGGCATATATTACAAAATGCCAATTGCCAGTGCACAGGTTAAGTCCAGTATAATGTTGGCAAGCCTTTACGCCGATGATAAAACGACTATTGAAGAGCCCTACCCTTCAAGAAATCACACGGAACTCATGTTTAGTTCTTTTGGTGCTAAAGTGGAGGTAAATGGCACAAAAATAACTTGTTACCCTGGCTACAAATTACAAGGGCAGAAAGTTATTGTACCAGGGGATATATCGTCAGCAGCATATTTTATTGTTGCTGCAACTCTCGTTCCAAATTCGGAGGTTACTATAAAAAATGTAAATGTAAATCCTACAAGAACCGGTATTATTGATGTGATAAAAGAGATGGGAGGAGACATTGTCTTAACAAATGAAAGAACTATAAACAATGAAAAAGTAGCGGATATAACAGTTAAGACTTCAAGGCTAAAAGGAATTGAAATTGGAGGAAGTCTTATTCCAAGGCTTATTGATGAAATTCCAGTAATAGCAGTTGCAGCAGTCTTCGCAGAAGGGAAAACAGTGATAAAAGATGCCGAGGAGTTAAAAGTAAAAGAAAGCAATAGAATAAATACAATCACTTCAGAATTAAAGAAAATGGGAGCTAAAATTTTTGAAACAGAAGATGGGATGATTATAGAAGGCACGGGATTTTTGAAAGGGAATACAGTGGAAAGTTACAATGACCACAGGATTGCCATGTCTTTATGGGTTGCTGGACTTATGGCAGAAGGAGAAACTAAGATAAAAAATGCTGAATGTGTAAATATTTCGTATCCGGATTTTTATAAAACCTTTGATATGCTTTAA
- a CDS encoding TMEM165/GDT1 family protein, translating into MEALVTSFVLIFTSEMGDKSQLMSMAFATLFKVRTVLISIFIAALINNGIAVIFGSYITEYIPIFYIKFSAALLFLFFGISTLIEEETKQEKIKNSKYGPVATIISTYVLSEFGDKTQLAAIALTASYNSPLYILIGTTLGIFLADVLGIIVGIYFNKRIPSKYLKYLSSFIFIAFGLSTLYKLFF; encoded by the coding sequence ATGGAGGCACTTGTCACATCATTTGTCCTTATCTTTACTTCTGAGATGGGAGATAAGTCACAGCTCATGTCAATGGCCTTTGCTACTCTTTTTAAAGTAAGGACTGTTCTTATAAGTATATTTATCGCAGCCTTAATAAACAATGGTATTGCTGTGATATTTGGTTCGTATATCACCGAATACATTCCCATTTTTTATATAAAATTTTCAGCTGCTTTATTATTTTTGTTTTTTGGAATTTCAACTTTAATAGAGGAAGAAACAAAACAGGAAAAAATAAAAAATTCAAAATACGGTCCTGTTGCAACTATTATAAGTACATATGTACTATCAGAATTTGGAGACAAAACGCAATTGGCTGCTATAGCTTTGACTGCATCATATAACAGTCCTCTGTACATATTAATAGGTACTACTCTGGGAATATTTTTAGCAGATGTATTAGGGATAATTGTGGGCATTTATTTTAATAAAAGAATCCCTTCAAAATATTTAAAATATCTATCTTCTTTCATATTCATCGCCTTTGGTCTTTCTACTTTGTATAAATTGTTTTTCTAA
- the nagB gene encoding glucosamine-6-phosphate deaminase, which yields MKVIITVNYEEMSKKAAEIVKKQIKEKPNTVLGLATGSTPLGMYKHLIEMYKRGEIDFSNVITFNLDEYIGLSPDHPQSYHYFMFHNFFNHINIKKENVHIPNGIAEDLEEECRKYEEEIEKAGGIDLQILGIGINGHIGFNEPDESIETKTHVVTLTEKTINANKRFFKSAEEVPRKAITMGLGSIMKAKKIVLLASGKNKAEAIKETIKGQLTTKVPATVLALHPDVTIIIDKEAASLIPDEDLKEIEVIV from the coding sequence ATGAAAGTAATTATAACTGTAAATTATGAGGAAATGAGTAAAAAGGCAGCAGAAATTGTGAAAAAGCAAATCAAAGAAAAACCTAATACGGTTTTAGGGCTTGCTACAGGTTCTACGCCTCTGGGGATGTATAAACATTTAATTGAGATGTATAAAAGAGGGGAAATAGATTTTTCTAATGTCATTACTTTTAATTTAGACGAATACATTGGTTTATCTCCAGACCATCCTCAAAGCTATCATTATTTTATGTTCCACAATTTTTTCAATCATATTAACATTAAAAAAGAAAATGTTCATATTCCAAATGGTATAGCCGAGGATTTAGAAGAAGAATGTAGAAAATATGAAGAAGAAATAGAAAAAGCAGGAGGAATTGATTTACAGATATTAGGAATTGGTATAAATGGACATATAGGGTTTAATGAGCCAGATGAAAGTATAGAGACAAAAACACATGTGGTTACTTTGACTGAAAAGACGATAAATGCTAATAAGAGATTTTTTAAAAGCGCAGAGGAAGTGCCAAGAAAGGCGATTACTATGGGACTTGGAAGTATCATGAAAGCAAAGAAAATTGTCCTTTTGGCATCTGGAAAAAATAAAGCAGAGGCAATAAAAGAAACTATAAAAGGACAATTGACTACTAAAGTGCCTGCTACTGTTTTAGCTTTACATCCCGATGTAACTATAATAATTGATAAGGAGGCTGCTTCACTTATACCCGATGAAGATTTAAAAGAAATAGAAGTAATTGTTTAA
- the aroB gene encoding 3-dehydroquinate synthase, which produces MDFITIDLKERSYPIYFAYDSFDKLGEIVKKHVRSSKTFIITDFNVYPLYFEKLNESLKKSRFDVSYEVIPAGETSKTMEMAQRLLEKAYDYGLLRDSSVIALGGGVVGDIAGFVAATYMRGIDFVQIPTTLLAQVDSSVGGKVAVNLKKGKNIIGAFHQPKMVYIDTAVLNTLDKREILGGLAEIIKYGIIWDFSLFEYIESNIYEILDLEEDKLRHIIKKSCEIKGKIVSLDEKEENLRSILNFGHTIGHAIEALTGYERYIHGEAVAIGMVYACKLALNLGYIDEKYFERIFSLIQRTGLPTDYEDLHKEDIVEAIKLDKKSREAKINFVLLRGLGKAEVTTVKEEEILKVLK; this is translated from the coding sequence TTGGATTTTATAACAATTGATTTAAAAGAAAGGTCTTATCCTATTTATTTTGCCTATGATTCTTTTGATAAATTAGGAGAAATAGTAAAGAAACATGTAAGAAGTAGTAAAACATTTATAATAACTGATTTTAATGTTTATCCTTTGTATTTTGAAAAACTCAATGAAAGTCTTAAAAAAAGTCGTTTTGATGTGTCATATGAAGTTATTCCTGCAGGGGAAACAAGTAAAACAATGGAAATGGCACAAAGGCTTCTTGAAAAAGCTTATGACTATGGACTTTTAAGAGACAGTTCAGTTATAGCTCTTGGAGGAGGCGTTGTAGGAGACATAGCGGGATTTGTCGCAGCAACTTACATGAGGGGAATAGACTTTGTGCAAATTCCTACGACTTTGTTGGCGCAGGTTGATAGCAGTGTAGGGGGCAAAGTAGCAGTCAATCTAAAAAAAGGCAAAAACATAATAGGAGCTTTTCATCAACCTAAAATGGTATATATAGACACCGCCGTTTTAAACACGTTAGATAAAAGAGAAATACTTGGTGGATTAGCTGAAATAATCAAATATGGTATTATATGGGATTTTAGTTTATTTGAGTATATTGAAAGCAACATTTATGAAATTTTAGATTTAGAAGAAGATAAATTAAGGCATATAATCAAAAAATCTTGCGAAATAAAAGGGAAAATCGTATCTCTTGATGAAAAAGAAGAAAACCTGCGTTCAATATTAAATTTTGGCCATACAATAGGACATGCCATTGAAGCTTTAACAGGTTATGAGAGGTATATTCACGGTGAAGCTGTTGCTATAGGTATGGTATACGCTTGTAAACTTGCATTAAATTTAGGGTATATTGATGAAAAATATTTTGAAAGAATTTTTTCTTTAATACAAAGGACAGGATTACCTACAGATTATGAGGATTTGCACAAAGAAGACATCGTAGAGGCTATAAAACTTGATAAAAAGAGTAGAGAAGCCAAAATAAATTTTGTTCTTCTTCGTGGTTTAGGAAAAGCTGAAGTTACGACTGTTAAAGAGGAAGAAATCTTAAAAGTTTTAAAATAA
- a CDS encoding ROK family transcriptional regulator: protein MKDYTKGTSGLIKNINKANVLDVIKKMQPISRIEVSKVLKMSKSTISAIVDELIEEGLVIENGYGEKGTVGRKPIQLSFNPDARFVIGISVESTNSIGILTNLEGKILKKIKWETGIKEQAFNGIVKGIKELAEEDKNIIGIGIGLPGITDIQKGIVDAPGLKWSNFDLKKRLSEIFNYNIYVDNSVNYAALGERWIGCCREIENFVLINIGNGIGSGIYVNGTLLRGNSYAAGEVGYMAIGEDAFERVYSYEDYGYFERKASLSALVESVSKSLPYVKTMEGVVKEYKKQNPACVQAVSQFIKNLSMGIANIVSILNPEVIIIGGDILNYEIDIRQELKEKVKRIVPFDFDIKVAQLGEDASAIGAVADVLLNTNNLILL, encoded by the coding sequence TTGAAAGACTATACTAAAGGCACTTCAGGGTTAATTAAAAATATCAATAAAGCCAATGTTTTAGATGTTATTAAAAAGATGCAACCCATATCGAGAATAGAGGTTTCTAAAGTTTTAAAAATGAGCAAATCTACTATTTCTGCCATTGTAGATGAGTTGATTGAAGAAGGTTTGGTAATAGAAAATGGTTACGGAGAAAAAGGTACAGTAGGGAGAAAGCCTATACAGCTTTCTTTTAATCCTGATGCTAGATTTGTTATAGGGATAAGCGTTGAATCTACAAATTCGATAGGAATTCTGACTAATTTAGAGGGGAAAATTTTAAAAAAGATAAAATGGGAAACTGGCATTAAAGAACAGGCTTTTAATGGAATTGTGAAAGGGATAAAAGAACTTGCTGAGGAAGATAAAAATATAATAGGAATTGGTATTGGTCTTCCAGGAATCACAGATATACAAAAAGGAATTGTTGATGCACCAGGATTGAAATGGAGTAATTTTGATTTAAAGAAAAGGTTGAGTGAAATTTTTAATTATAACATCTACGTGGACAACAGTGTAAATTATGCTGCACTGGGCGAGAGATGGATTGGTTGTTGCCGTGAAATAGAGAATTTTGTGCTTATAAACATAGGAAATGGTATAGGCTCGGGAATATATGTAAATGGTACTTTATTACGAGGCAATAGTTACGCTGCAGGGGAAGTAGGGTACATGGCCATAGGAGAGGATGCTTTTGAAAGAGTTTATTCTTACGAGGATTATGGTTATTTTGAAAGAAAGGCTTCTTTGTCTGCTTTAGTTGAATCAGTTTCTAAAAGTTTGCCTTATGTAAAAACTATGGAGGGTGTAGTAAAAGAATATAAAAAACAAAATCCTGCTTGTGTACAAGCTGTATCTCAATTTATTAAAAATTTAAGCATGGGTATTGCCAATATTGTAAGTATCTTAAACCCAGAAGTGATAATAATTGGAGGAGACATTTTAAACTATGAAATTGATATACGCCAGGAGCTAAAGGAGAAAGTGAAAAGGATTGTGCCTTTTGATTTTGACATTAAAGTAGCTCAACTTGGTGAAGATGCTTCTGCTATTGGGGCGGTAGCCGATGTGCTTTTAAATACAAATAATTTAATTTTACTATAA
- the pheA gene encoding prephenate dehydratase, producing MKIGYLGPKGTFSEEAVIKYTQGVENCEVVEFNTIPEVINCISNSLCEEAVIPIENSIEGSVNIAVDMLINDANGIMIKGEVIIPISHCLISDAPVEFKDVHCILSHQQAIAQCREYISKKFPNAEVKATDSTAQAVLGVKSKPGVVAIGPERAAVIYGMRIIDRNIQDVKENYTRFLILSQKDWVVTGKDKTSIVFSVPNVPGSLYNALGVLANKKINMTKIESRPSRKKLGEYVFWVDIEGHREDEIVKDALEELKGRTDFLKVLGSYPKFK from the coding sequence ATGAAAATTGGCTATTTGGGTCCTAAAGGAACATTTTCTGAAGAAGCTGTTATAAAATACACACAAGGTGTTGAAAACTGTGAAGTTGTAGAGTTTAACACCATTCCGGAAGTCATAAATTGTATAAGCAATAGCTTATGCGAAGAGGCAGTAATTCCTATTGAAAACTCTATCGAAGGTTCTGTAAATATTGCCGTAGATATGCTGATAAACGACGCAAATGGGATAATGATAAAAGGAGAGGTGATAATACCTATTTCCCATTGCTTGATTTCGGATGCTCCAGTTGAATTTAAAGATGTACATTGTATACTTTCTCATCAGCAGGCAATTGCTCAGTGCAGGGAATATATATCTAAAAAATTTCCCAATGCGGAAGTAAAAGCTACAGACAGTACTGCCCAAGCAGTCTTAGGTGTCAAATCTAAACCCGGAGTAGTGGCGATAGGTCCTGAAAGAGCAGCTGTTATTTACGGCATGAGAATAATTGATAGAAACATACAAGATGTGAAAGAAAATTATACGAGATTTTTAATTCTTTCTCAAAAAGATTGGGTTGTCACAGGTAAAGACAAGACCTCAATAGTATTTTCTGTTCCCAATGTTCCAGGCAGTTTATATAACGCTTTAGGTGTTTTGGCCAACAAAAAAATTAATATGACAAAAATAGAATCTCGACCTTCAAGGAAAAAACTTGGGGAATATGTTTTTTGGGTGGACATTGAGGGGCATAGAGAAGATGAGATAGTAAAGGATGCCTTAGAGGAGTTAAAAGGTAGAACGGATTTTTTAAAAGTATTAGGTTCATATCCTAAATTTAAGTAG
- the aroF gene encoding 3-deoxy-7-phosphoheptulonate synthase, which translates to MVIVMNIDATDKQISDITNLLTSLGLGYHISKGEEKIVIGVIGDKKKLEGKAIEMMEGVEKVIPIVEPYKLASRIFKPEPTIVEVEDVKIGGNNIVIMAGPCAVESREQLFESAMAVKKAGAQFLRGGAFKPRTSPYSFQGLEEEGLKMLKEAKELIGLKIVTEVMDVHSVELVAQYADVLQIGARNMQNFPLLKAVGRINKPVLLKRGLAATLEEWLSAAEYILSEGNKDVILCERGIRTFETYTRNTLDLSAVPAIKKLSHLPIVVDPSHGTGKWHLVAPMAKAAIAAGADGLIIEVHPDPKNALSDGAQSLTPENFEALCQDIKVIAKAVGRDFS; encoded by the coding sequence ATGGTAATTGTTATGAATATTGATGCCACTGATAAGCAAATCTCTGATATTACAAATCTTTTAACATCTCTCGGTTTAGGTTACCACATTTCAAAAGGTGAAGAAAAAATAGTCATAGGTGTTATAGGTGATAAGAAAAAATTAGAAGGTAAGGCTATAGAAATGATGGAGGGAGTAGAAAAAGTCATTCCTATTGTGGAGCCTTACAAACTCGCCAGCAGAATTTTCAAACCAGAGCCTACCATCGTGGAAGTAGAGGATGTAAAAATAGGTGGAAACAACATAGTTATAATGGCAGGACCTTGTGCAGTAGAAAGCAGAGAACAACTTTTTGAAAGTGCTATGGCGGTTAAAAAAGCGGGAGCTCAATTTTTAAGAGGAGGGGCATTTAAACCGAGAACATCTCCTTATTCTTTCCAAGGTCTTGAAGAAGAGGGTTTAAAGATGCTTAAGGAAGCAAAAGAACTCATTGGACTTAAGATTGTGACAGAGGTCATGGATGTACATTCAGTTGAACTAGTGGCACAATACGCGGATGTTCTACAGATAGGTGCGAGAAATATGCAGAATTTCCCATTGCTTAAAGCAGTGGGTAGAATTAACAAGCCTGTTTTATTGAAGAGGGGACTTGCTGCAACATTAGAAGAGTGGTTAAGTGCTGCTGAGTATATTTTAAGTGAAGGCAACAAAGACGTTATCCTCTGTGAAAGAGGAATAAGGACTTTTGAAACTTATACGCGAAATACTTTAGATTTAAGTGCAGTTCCAGCTATAAAAAAATTGAGTCATTTGCCTATAGTTGTTGACCCCAGTCACGGCACTGGGAAATGGCACCTTGTAGCTCCTATGGCTAAAGCTGCTATAGCAGCAGGAGCTGATGGACTCATTATTGAGGTACATCCAGACCCCAAAAATGCCTTATCCGATGGGGCTCAATCCCTTACCCCAGAAAATTTTGAAGCCTTATGTCAAGATATAAAAGTTATCGCTAAAGCGGTAGGACGGGATTTTTCATGA